In one Pseudomonadota bacterium genomic region, the following are encoded:
- a CDS encoding pyruvate carboxylase: MAEFQKILIANRGEIAIRVMRAANELGKKTVAVFAEEDKLGLHRFKADEAYRIGEGLGPVQAYLSIEEIIRVAKMCGADAIHPGYGLLSENPDFVDACTEAGITFIGPKAETMRALGDKASARRVAIEAGVPVIPATDVLGDDMKAIKKEAKEIGYPLMLKASWGGGGRGMRPIMSEDELEEKVLEGRREAEAAFGNGEGYLEKMILKARHVEVQILGDKNGEIYHLYERDCSVQRRNQKVVERAPAPYLSPAQREEICALGRKICEHVNYECAGTVEFLMDMATGKFYFIEVNPRVQVEHTVTEEVTGIDIVQAQIKIAEGKSLIEATGIASQYDVQLSGHAIQCRVTTEDPLNNFIPDYGRITAYRGATGMGIRLDGGTAYSGAVITRYYDSLLEKVTAWAPTPEAAIARMDRALREFRIRGVSTNIAFVENLLKHPTFLNYEYHTKFIDETPELFSFKKRRDRATKILTYIADISVNGHPETLDRPKPRADVKDPRPPAPKTEAPTPGTRNILEEFGPQAVADWMKEQKQLLITDTTMRDGHQSLLATRMRSIDMIRVAPTYAANMPGLFSLECWGGATFDVAYRFLQECPWQRLRDIRARVPNIMTQMLLRGANGVGYTNYPDNVVQFFVKQAAETGIDVFRVFDSLNWVENMRVAMDAVIANEKVCEGTVCYTGDILNPERSKYDVKYYVAMAKELEKAGAHVLGLKDMAGLLKPAAARVLIKALKDEVGLPIHFHTHDTAGIATATILAAAEAGVDAVDAAMDSFSGNTSQATLGTVVEALQGDERDTGLSIAAIRDISNYFETVRGHYAAFESGLQAPASEVYLHEMPGGQFTNLKAQARSLGLEERWHEVAQTYADVNQMFGDIVKVTPSSKVVGDMALMMVSQGLTRADVEGDIDVAFPDSVIDMMRGNLGQPPGGWPKAIQKKALKGEKGSTKRPGAELAPVDLDAVRADVSKQMEGKVVDDEDLNGYLMYPKVFLDYMGRHRTYGPVRTLPTKTFFYGMQPGEEITAEIDPGKTLEIRMQAMGETNEDGEAKVFFELNGQPRVIRVPNRAVQATKVSRPKADPTNANHIGAPMPGVVASVAAHAGAKVKEGDLLLTIEAMKMETGIHADRDGVVAAVHITPGAQIDAKDLLVELE; encoded by the coding sequence TTGGCCGAATTCCAGAAAATCCTCATCGCCAACCGCGGCGAGATCGCCATCCGCGTCATGCGCGCGGCCAACGAGCTCGGAAAGAAGACGGTGGCCGTCTTCGCCGAGGAGGACAAGCTGGGCCTCCACCGCTTCAAGGCGGACGAAGCCTACCGGATCGGTGAGGGGCTGGGGCCGGTGCAGGCCTATCTCTCCATCGAAGAGATCATTCGCGTGGCCAAGATGTGCGGCGCGGATGCGATCCATCCCGGCTACGGCCTCCTGTCGGAGAACCCCGATTTCGTGGATGCCTGCACGGAGGCAGGGATCACGTTCATCGGCCCGAAGGCCGAGACCATGCGCGCCCTGGGCGACAAGGCCAGTGCGCGGCGCGTGGCCATCGAGGCCGGCGTCCCTGTCATCCCGGCCACCGACGTGCTCGGCGACGACATGAAAGCCATCAAGAAAGAGGCCAAGGAGATCGGTTATCCGCTGATGCTCAAGGCCTCCTGGGGCGGCGGCGGGCGCGGCATGCGGCCCATCATGTCTGAAGACGAGCTCGAGGAAAAAGTGCTCGAGGGCCGTCGCGAGGCCGAGGCCGCCTTTGGCAACGGCGAGGGCTATCTGGAAAAGATGATCCTCAAGGCGCGCCACGTGGAGGTGCAGATCCTCGGCGACAAGAACGGCGAGATCTACCACCTTTACGAGCGGGACTGCTCCGTCCAGCGCCGCAACCAGAAGGTCGTGGAGCGCGCCCCGGCCCCCTACCTCTCGCCGGCTCAACGCGAGGAAATCTGCGCGCTCGGCCGCAAGATCTGCGAGCACGTGAACTACGAATGCGCGGGCACGGTCGAGTTCCTGATGGATATGGCCACGGGCAAATTCTACTTCATCGAGGTCAACCCGCGCGTCCAGGTGGAGCACACCGTCACCGAGGAGGTGACCGGCATAGACATCGTCCAGGCCCAGATCAAGATCGCGGAGGGCAAGAGCCTCATTGAAGCGACCGGCATCGCCAGCCAGTACGACGTCCAGCTCTCCGGCCATGCCATCCAGTGCCGCGTGACCACGGAAGACCCGCTCAACAACTTTATCCCCGACTATGGCCGCATCACCGCCTATCGCGGGGCGACGGGCATGGGCATCCGCCTCGACGGGGGTACGGCCTATTCGGGCGCCGTCATCACGCGCTACTACGACTCGCTGCTGGAAAAAGTCACCGCCTGGGCCCCTACGCCCGAAGCGGCCATCGCGCGGATGGATCGCGCGCTGCGCGAGTTCCGCATCAGGGGCGTGAGCACCAACATCGCCTTCGTCGAGAACCTGCTCAAGCACCCGACATTTCTCAACTACGAGTACCACACGAAGTTCATCGACGAGACGCCGGAGCTCTTCTCGTTCAAGAAGCGCCGCGACCGCGCCACGAAGATCCTCACTTACATCGCCGACATCTCCGTCAACGGTCACCCGGAGACGCTGGACCGCCCAAAACCACGGGCCGATGTGAAGGACCCGCGCCCCCCGGCGCCCAAGACCGAGGCGCCCACGCCCGGGACACGCAACATCCTCGAGGAATTCGGGCCACAAGCCGTCGCCGACTGGATGAAGGAGCAAAAGCAGCTTCTCATCACCGACACGACTATGCGCGACGGGCACCAGTCTCTCCTCGCCACGCGCATGCGGTCCATTGACATGATCCGGGTGGCACCCACCTACGCGGCCAACATGCCCGGCCTCTTCAGCCTCGAATGCTGGGGCGGCGCGACGTTCGACGTCGCTTACCGCTTTCTCCAGGAATGCCCGTGGCAGCGGCTCCGCGATATCCGCGCGCGGGTGCCCAACATCATGACGCAGATGCTGCTGCGCGGGGCGAACGGCGTGGGCTACACGAACTATCCCGACAACGTCGTGCAGTTCTTCGTGAAACAGGCCGCCGAGACGGGGATCGACGTCTTCCGCGTTTTCGACTCGCTCAATTGGGTCGAGAACATGCGCGTGGCCATGGATGCCGTGATCGCAAATGAAAAGGTCTGCGAAGGCACCGTTTGCTACACCGGCGACATCCTCAATCCCGAGCGCTCGAAATACGATGTGAAATACTACGTCGCCATGGCCAAGGAGCTCGAGAAGGCGGGCGCCCATGTGCTGGGCCTCAAGGACATGGCAGGCCTTCTGAAGCCCGCCGCCGCCCGCGTCCTCATCAAGGCCCTGAAGGACGAGGTCGGCCTGCCGATCCATTTCCACACCCATGACACGGCCGGGATCGCGACGGCGACCATCCTCGCCGCGGCCGAAGCCGGCGTCGACGCAGTGGACGCGGCCATGGACAGCTTCTCCGGAAACACGTCCCAGGCGACGCTCGGCACAGTCGTGGAAGCCCTGCAGGGCGATGAGCGCGACACCGGCCTCTCCATCGCAGCCATCCGCGACATCTCCAATTACTTCGAGACCGTGCGGGGCCACTACGCGGCCTTCGAAAGCGGCCTGCAGGCACCCGCGTCGGAAGTCTACCTCCACGAGATGCCCGGCGGACAATTCACCAACCTCAAGGCGCAGGCCCGTTCGCTCGGTCTCGAGGAGCGCTGGCACGAGGTCGCGCAGACCTATGCTGACGTGAACCAGATGTTTGGCGACATCGTGAAGGTGACCCCCTCCTCCAAGGTCGTGGGGGACATGGCGCTGATGATGGTCTCCCAAGGCCTCACCCGCGCCGATGTGGAGGGGGACATCGACGTCGCATTCCCTGATTCCGTCATCGACATGATGCGCGGAAATCTGGGGCAGCCGCCCGGCGGTTGGCCGAAAGCCATCCAGAAAAAAGCGCTCAAGGGCGAGAAAGGCTCCACAAAGCGGCCCGGGGCAGAGCTCGCACCGGTGGATCTCGATGCTGTCCGGGCGGACGTCTCAAAGCAGATGGAAGGCAAGGTCGTCGATGACGAGGACCTTAACGGCTACCTGATGTATCCGAAGGTGTTCCTCGATTACATGGGCCGTCACCGGACCTACGGGCCCGTTCGGACGCTACCCACGAAGACCTTCTTCTACGGCATGCAGCCCGGCGAGGAGATCACCGCCGAGATCGACCCCGGCAAGACCCTCGAGATCCGCATGCAGGCCATGGGCGAGACAAACGAGGACGGGGAGGCGAAGGTCTTCTTCGAGCTCAACGGCCAGCCTCGCGTGATCCGGGTCCCGAACCGCGCGGTGCAGGCGACAAAGGTGAGCCGTCCCAAGGCCGACCCCACCAACGCAAACCACATCGGGGCCCCCATGCCGGGCGTTGTCGCGAGCGTGGCGGCGCACGCGGGCGCGAAGGTGAAAGAAGGCGATCTCCTCCTCACGATCGAGGCGATGAAGATGGAGACCGGCATCCACGCCGACCGAGACGGCGTCGTGGCAGCGGTCCACATCACGCCCGGCGCCCAGATCGACGCGAAGGACCTTCTCGTCGAACTGGAGTGA
- a CDS encoding alpha-hydroxy acid oxidase yields MDLDLSYPAVDDLKRRAKRRLPHFAYEYLDSGTGRELQVQRNRDALDAVHFLPDVLVGNVDPDWTTPFMGTDYARPFGIAPVGMSGMIWPGAERLLAQGAAQHTLPYCLSTVATKVPEDVGQHAGDMGWFQLYCPENEEIRRDMLRRAKNAGFSKLVFTLDVPDDSRRERQRRANLSLPPKITPRFVWELVTHPGWSLGTLREGVPRIALAESYLEKHDPRSSLDHAGHLIRGKPDWDTLKWVRDVWEGDLIMKGVLDPALAERLMEEGADAIWVSNHGGRQFEPGPAAIEQLPLIRAALPDAPLIYDSGVTTGADVMRALALGADFVMLGRAWHYAVAAFGAAGIDHLVHILTDDMKLSMAQIGAHSLSDLPRRLVRN; encoded by the coding sequence ATGGACCTCGATCTCTCCTACCCCGCCGTCGACGATCTCAAGCGCCGCGCCAAGCGCCGCCTTCCGCATTTCGCCTACGAATATCTGGACAGCGGCACGGGACGGGAGCTGCAGGTGCAGCGCAACAGGGACGCGCTCGACGCGGTGCATTTTCTGCCGGACGTCCTCGTGGGAAACGTCGACCCTGACTGGACCACCCCCTTCATGGGAACAGATTATGCGCGGCCCTTCGGGATCGCGCCAGTGGGCATGAGCGGGATGATCTGGCCCGGCGCGGAACGGCTGCTCGCGCAGGGGGCGGCGCAGCACACCCTGCCCTACTGCCTGAGCACGGTGGCCACCAAGGTGCCTGAAGATGTGGGCCAGCACGCGGGAGACATGGGCTGGTTCCAGCTATATTGCCCCGAGAACGAGGAGATCCGCCGCGACATGCTGCGCCGTGCGAAGAACGCGGGCTTCTCCAAACTCGTCTTCACCCTCGATGTCCCCGATGACAGCCGGCGGGAGCGGCAGCGGCGCGCGAACCTGTCGCTGCCTCCCAAGATCACGCCGCGCTTTGTCTGGGAGCTCGTCACACATCCCGGCTGGTCGCTTGGCACGCTCCGGGAAGGCGTGCCGCGGATCGCGCTGGCCGAAAGCTACCTTGAGAAGCACGATCCCCGCTCCTCCCTCGATCATGCCGGTCACCTCATTCGCGGCAAGCCGGACTGGGACACGCTCAAATGGGTGCGCGATGTCTGGGAGGGAGACCTGATCATGAAGGGCGTGCTCGACCCCGCCCTCGCCGAGCGGCTCATGGAAGAAGGCGCCGATGCGATCTGGGTGTCGAACCACGGCGGCCGCCAGTTCGAGCCCGGGCCTGCGGCCATTGAGCAGCTCCCGCTGATCCGGGCGGCTCTGCCGGACGCCCCGCTCATCTATGATTCAGGCGTCACGACCGGGGCCGATGTCATGCGCGCGCTGGCGCTCGGCGCGGACTTCGTGATGCTCGGTCGGGCATGGCACTACGCGGTCGCGGCCTTCGGCGCAGCGGGCATCGACCACCTCGTCCACATCCTGACCGACGACATGAAGCTCTCGATGGCTCAGATCGGTGCTCACTCCTTGAGCGATCTGCCGCGCAGATTGGTGCGCAACTAG